A portion of the Oncorhynchus nerka isolate Pitt River linkage group LG27, Oner_Uvic_2.0, whole genome shotgun sequence genome contains these proteins:
- the LOC135565129 gene encoding M-zodatoxin-Lt4b-like, with the protein MGRHRKRRCGKTQEDEVWEDTGRGAWEDTGRGGMGKHRKRRYGKTQEEEHGKTQEEEVWEDRKRRYGKTQEEEVWEDTRRGGMGRHKKRRYGKTQEEEVWEDTRRGGMGRHRKRSMGRHRKRRCGKTQEEEVWEDTGRGGMGRHRKRRDGKTQEEEGWEDTGRGGMGRHRKRSMGRHRKMRYGKTQEGEGKTQEV; encoded by the coding sequence ATGGGAAGACACAGGAAGAGGAGGTGTGGGAAGACACAGGAAGATGAGGTATGGGAAGACACAGGAAGAGGAGCATGGGAAGACACAGGAAGAGGAGGTATGGGAAAACACAGGAAGAGGAGGTATGGGAAGACACAGGAAGAGGAGCATGGGAAGACACAGGAAGAGGAGGTATGGGAAGACAGGAAGAGGAGGTATGGGAAGACACAGGAAGAGGAGGTATGGGAAGACACAAGAAGAGGAGGTATGGGAAGACACAAGAAGAGGAGGTATGGGAAGACACAAGAAGAGGAGGTATGGGAAGACACAAGAAGAGGAGGTATGGGAAGACACAGGAAGAGGAGCATGGGAAGACACAGGAAGAGGAGGTGTGGGAAGACACAGGAAGAGGAGGTGTGGGAAGACACAGGAAGAGGAGGTATGGGAAGACACaggaagaggagggatgggaagacacaggaagaggagggatgggaagacacaggaagaggagggatgggaagacACAGGAAGAGGAGCATGGGAAGACACAGGAAGATGAGGTATGGGAAGacacaggaaggggaggggaaaaCACAGGAGGTATGA